Genomic window (Rathayibacter sp. VKM Ac-2760):
AGGCGGTCGCTCCCGAGCTGCCCGAGAAGCAGGAGCAGACGATCGAGGTCGCCCTCGCGCCGAGCCACCGCGTCCTCTACGACGGCTACCTCCAGCGCGAGCGCCGGAAGCTGCTCGGGCTCGTCGAGGATCTCGACCGGCAGCGGTTCACCGTCTTCCGCTCGCTCACGCTGCTGCGGCTGCTCGCCCTGGACGCCTCCCTGGTCGACCCCGCCTACCGGCACGTGCCCTCCGCGAAGCTCGACGCCCTCGTCGAGCAGCTCGACGACGTGCTGGCCGAGGGCCGCCGCGCGCTCGTGTTCAGCACCTTCACGTCGTACCTCGAGCGCGCCGCCGAGCGCCTGCGCCGCCGGGGCATCCCCTTCGTGCAGCTCGACGGCGGCACTCGCGACCGGGCCGGAGTGATCGAGGAGTTCCGCTCGGGCGCGGCGCCGGTCTTCCTGATCAGTTTGAAGGCCGGCGGAACCGGGCTGACGCTGACCGAGGCGGACCACGTCTTCATCCTCGATCCGTGGTGGAACCCGGCGGCCGAGGCGCAGGCGGTCGACCGCGCGCACCGGATCGGCCAGGAGCGCCGGGTCAACGTCTACCGGCTCGTCGCGAAGGACACGATCGAGGAGAAGATCGTCCGGCTCAAGGAGCGCAAGGCGCGGTTGAGCGCGGCGACCCTCGACGAGGGCGAGCTGTTCGCCCAGGCCCTCACCGCCGACGACCTCCGGGAGCTGCTGGCGGAGTGACCGCCCCCGTCCACACCCCTGGAAGGGTGACGGAACGGACAGCCGCACCCCAGGATCCGCGCGCAGACTGACCCGATGAGCCGCCGCCGTCCCCGCCCCCGCCCCGACTGGGTCGCCGCCCTCGAAACGGGGGACGACGCCGGCCTCTTCGGACCCGGCAGCGCCGTCTGGGCCGTGAACGGAGCGATGCCGACCATGGTCGCCGGCGTGCGCGCGCTGCTGATGCAGACGCTGCACGCGGGTGCGATGGCCGGGGTGCACGACCACTCCCGCTACCGCGAGGACCCGATGGGGCGCCTCGACAACACCGTCCGCTGGGTGCTCACCACGAGCTTCGGCGACACGGCCACCGCCTCGGGCGCCGCCCGCTGGGTGACGGGCGTGCACGAGCGGATCGTCGGCACCTATCACGACGCCGCCGACGCTGAGCGGCACTACTCGGCTCAGGACCCGCGACTGCTGCTCTGGGTGCACGACGCGTTCACCGAGGCGTTCCTCGGCGCGCACGAGTTGTGGGGCGGGCCGATCCCCGGCGGTCCCGACGCCTACGTCCGCGAGTGGGCCGCATCCGGTCGACTGCTCGGCGTCGAGAACCCGCCGGAGAGCGTGGCCGAGCTGCGCGAGCAGCTGGCCGGATTCGCGGGCGAGCTGCGTCCGGACGAGCGCGTGCACGAGGCGGTGCAGTTCCTGCGCACCGTGAAGCTGCCGGGCGAGGCCGGGGTGGTCTATCCGCTGCTCTTCGCCGGGGCGACCGCGTCGCTGTCGCCGGAGGTGCGCCGGCTCCTCGGCCTCCGCCGTGCCTGGTGGCCGGCGATCACCGCCACCCGCCTCCTGATGCGCGGTCTCGAGCTCTACCTCGGCCGTGTCTCACCGAGCGAGCGGGCCGCCCGCACCCGTCTCGGCCGCCTCGCCGCCTCCCGCGCCACCGCGACCTGACGCCGCCCGCCGCGCGCGGGCGATTCCGGCACGTGCTCGCCGGAACCGCCCGTCTCCGCGAGCCGGGGCGGATTCTGCGAGCCGGAGTTCTCGGACAAGCAGTCCCCGCGACCTCCGGCTCGCGAAATCTGCTCGGGCTCGCCGGAATAGCCCGTTTCCGCGAGCCGAGGCGGATTCTGCGTGCCGGAGTTCTCGGAGGTGCGGTCCCTGTGCCCTCCGGCTCGTGAAATCTGCTCGGGCTCGCCGGATTGGCCTGTTCCGGCGTGCCGAGGCGGATTCTGCGTGCCGGAGTTCTCGGACGTGCGGTCCCCGCGACCTCCGGCTCGCGAGATCTGCTCGGGCTCGCCGGAATAGCCTGTTTCCGCGAGCCGAGGCGGATTCCGCGTGCCTGAGTTCTCGAACGTGCACTCCCCGCGACCTCCGGCTCGCGGATTCGGCTCCGGCTCGCCTGAATCGGCCCTTTCCGCAAGCCGAGGCGATTCTCACGTGCCGAAGTTGTCCGACGCGACCTCCGGCTCGCCGAACCACCTCCGGCACGCGCAATCACCTCCGGCACGCCGCACCCACCCGCGCCGGAGCCGCCCGCCCCATCGGATCCGCCCAGCTTCTCGAACACCTGTCCGGGAAGTGGTAGACTGCCGGAGATGACTTCCGCTCGACCCGCGTCACCGCTCGGAGCGGACGCCCCTCCGATCTCCGCGTCGGTCGACCCGCGGGCCCGCCGCACACGCCGCCGGGTCTTCGACGCGGTCGAGCGACTCGTGATGCAGACCGACGGCGAGCGCGCCGAGGGCATCGCCGTCAGCGACATCGTGCGCGAGGCCGGCATCAGCCGCAGCTCGTTCTACGCGCACTTCGAGGACGCGGCGGCCGTCGCCTCCGCCCTCCTGCGCGAGGACCTCGTCGTGGCCGACGTCGCCGAGGGCGACGCCTTCGACCGCACCGGAGCCGAGGCCCTGCGCCGGGGCTACGTCCGCCTCGTCGAGCGGCTGGTCGACCGGCACGCCTTCCACACCCGACTCCGCGCCCGTGCATCGGCGCGTCTCGCCTCGGACGACGCGGTCCTCGACACCGTGCTCGCCCTGCACCGCGAGGTGCTCGCCCGCGCGCAGGCGCCCGCCGGCGTCGACGCCGAGCTGACCGCGACCTTCGCCGCCGGTGGTGTCGTCGCCGTGGTCGGCGCCTGGCTCGCCGGCAGCCTCGACGGCACCGACGAGGAGCTGGTCGAGCGACTCCTCGCCCTCCTCCCGCCCTGGCTGGCCGATGCGCCGCTGCGGCCCCTCGCCTCCTCCTCCCCGCCACTACTACGCCCCACGATGAAAGGCACGACATGATGACATTCGAGGTCGGCGAGACCCTGGTCTACCCGCACCACGGAGCGGTGACGATCACCGGGCTCGAGAAGCGCTCGGTCAAGGGCGTCGAGAAGACGTTCATGACGATGAACGTGCACACCAGCGAGCTCACGATCACCCTGCCCGTCGAGAACGCCGAGCTCGTCGGCGTGCGCGAGATCATCGACGACGCCGGTGTGCAGGCCGTCTACGACGTCCTCCGCAGCGACGTGGCCGAGGAGGCCAGCAACTGGTCGCGCCGCTTCAAGGCCAACCAGGAGAAGATGGCCAGCGGCAGCGTCTACCGCGTCAGCGAGGTCGTCCGCGACCTGTGGCGCCGCGAGCAGGCCGGCGGCGTCTCCGCCGGCGAGAAGCGCATGCTGCTGAAGGCCCGCCAGATCCTGGTCTCCGAGCTCTCGCTCGCGCTGAAGGCCACCGACGAGGAGGCCTCCGCGAAGCTCGACGAGGTCCTCGCCTCGGCGATCTGATCCCGCCCGACGGCGCGTCCACCCTCCGGGGCGGGCGCGCCGTCGTCGTCTCCGGCTCCGTGGCTCGTTCCGCGCGTCACCCGTTCTAGGCTGGCGGAGCCGACCCGGCGTGGTCGCGAGCAGGGGACCGGAAGGAGCGCAGGCATGACCGCATCCGACGAGGCGACGCGCGCCGCCGGCGCCCTGCAGGAGCTGCTCGCGCGGACCGTCGCCGAACTGGAGCGCCGCGGCGTCGCCGATCAGGCCCTCGCCGAGCTCCGCCGGCGGCGTGCTCTCCTGGGCTTCCACCGCGCCCCCGTGATGACACCCGTCACCCGGGCCTGGCGACTCGGCGTCCTGCTGCTCGGTCACGACGGCGAGCTCTTCGCGACCGGATCCGTCACCCGCTCCGTGGCCCCGCTGCACGCGAACAACCAGTCGGAGTCGCAGGAGGCGCGCCGAGAGATCCGGAAGGCCGCCTTCGACGGCCCGTTCCAGGAGGGCGAGATCGTCAACCACGGCTGGCGCCGCCTGGCGGTCGACCCCGAGAGCCTCGCCGCCGGTCAGGAGCCGCTGTCGCTCCGGGACGGCGGTGTCGTCGTGCGCTGGGCTCCGGGCCTGGTCGACCAGGGCCTCATGCCGATCGAGCGCTACGTCGCCGACCGGCTCGATCTGCTCGACGGGGCCTAGGAGCCGACCGGACACCGAAGCCCGGCCGGCTCCTCCGCGTCACTCCTCCTCGGCGACCGGGTGGAACCACGGCGGGTAGACCGCGACGCGGGGCGAGGCACCGCTGTTCTCGAACATCGCCTTGACCTTGTTCTTCATCGTCACCGACGGCACGCCGACGACGGCGATCTCCTCGATCGGGAACCGCTCCGGCACGAGCGCCTCGGCGCTGCGCAGCGCGGGCTCGTCGACGAGGAGGCGTGCGAAGGTGCGCACCAGGGCGTCGCCCTCGGTGAAGCGGGTCAGCACGTGCGAGGCGTCGCCGTCGCTGAGCACCGGGGCGGAGGAGAGCGAGCCCACCAGCACGACGAACTGCGACGCCGTGGTGGTCTGCGCGCGGGGCGACCAGTGCGGCAGCACGCGCTCGCCGCGGAGGTCGGCCCAGAGCGCCGCGTCGGGCGAGAGGAAGAACGGCACGTAGCCGGCGACGCTCACGCCGTCCTTGACCTGCACGGCGCGGCGGTGCTCGCGCGTCGTCTCGGCGCTGACGTCGACGGCGGGGCGGTCGCCGAGAGCCTGGTCGGCCAGCACGGCGCCGGCGGCGACGATCGCCTCGAGGTTGTCGAGGTGCGTGACGTGGTAGATCCGCTGCGCGGCGACGTCGACCTGGGGGAGCGGCTTCTCGCGGGCGGTCCCGCGGGCGGCGGCGCGCGCCGTGGCCGCCCGGGACGTCCCCGGCACGCGCACCGGCGCGCGCGTGCGCCCCTGCGGCTCGGGGAGCTTGGCGGGGGAGCAGACGTCGCAGAGCGCGATGTCGAGGCCGTGGATGCATTCTTCGGGCACGCGTGTGATCCTTCTGCGCGCGGGCTCGGGATTCCGGCGCAAGGACGACGTTACGCGACCGCGGCGACCCCGTGCCGTCCCGGCGGCGATCAGCGGACCCCCGACGGGGGCGTCCCGCGGATCCGCTGGGAGCGCACCGGGCACCCCATCGGGCGCGCGTAGCGTGGGCCGGATGAAGCGCACACCCCCCGCCGAGGGACAGGAATCCGTCTGGGACTACCCGCGACCGCCCCGGGTCGAGCCGACCGCCGAGCACGTGGTCGTCCGGCTCGGCGGCGTCGTCGTCGCCGACACCCGCGAGGCGTTCCGCGTCCTCGAGACCAGTCACCCGCCCGTCTACTACCTCCCGCGCTCCGCGTTCGCCGAGGGCGCCCTCGAGCCGGCGCCGGGCCGCAGCATCTGCGAGTTCAAGGGCGCGGCCGCGTACCTCACGGTGCGCGGCGGCGAGGCGGTCGCCGAGGCGGCCGGCTGGATCTACCCGGATCCGCTGCCGGGCTTCGAGCAGCTCGTCGGCACGGTCGCGCTCTACCCCGGCCGGATGGACTCCTGCACGGTCGACGGCGAGACGGTGCAGCCGCAGCCCGGCGACTTCTACGGCGGCTGGATCACCTCGCGGGTGGTCGGTCCGTTCAAGGGCGCACCGGGGACCATGTTCTGGTGACGACCGGAGTGCTCCGGCGTAACGCCGGGTAACCGCCCGACGCGCCGTCCGCCTCCCGTGC
Coding sequences:
- a CDS encoding CarD family transcriptional regulator, with protein sequence MTFEVGETLVYPHHGAVTITGLEKRSVKGVEKTFMTMNVHTSELTITLPVENAELVGVREIIDDAGVQAVYDVLRSDVAEEASNWSRRFKANQEKMASGSVYRVSEVVRDLWRREQAGGVSAGEKRMLLKARQILVSELSLALKATDEEASAKLDEVLASAI
- a CDS encoding TetR family transcriptional regulator: MTSARPASPLGADAPPISASVDPRARRTRRRVFDAVERLVMQTDGERAEGIAVSDIVREAGISRSSFYAHFEDAAAVASALLREDLVVADVAEGDAFDRTGAEALRRGYVRLVERLVDRHAFHTRLRARASARLASDDAVLDTVLALHREVLARAQAPAGVDAELTATFAAGGVVAVVGAWLAGSLDGTDEELVERLLALLPPWLADAPLRPLASSSPPLLRPTMKGTT
- a CDS encoding oxygenase MpaB family protein, whose protein sequence is MSRRRPRPRPDWVAALETGDDAGLFGPGSAVWAVNGAMPTMVAGVRALLMQTLHAGAMAGVHDHSRYREDPMGRLDNTVRWVLTTSFGDTATASGAARWVTGVHERIVGTYHDAADAERHYSAQDPRLLLWVHDAFTEAFLGAHELWGGPIPGGPDAYVREWAASGRLLGVENPPESVAELREQLAGFAGELRPDERVHEAVQFLRTVKLPGEAGVVYPLLFAGATASLSPEVRRLLGLRRAWWPAITATRLLMRGLELYLGRVSPSERAARTRLGRLAASRATAT
- a CDS encoding DUF427 domain-containing protein, which produces MKRTPPAEGQESVWDYPRPPRVEPTAEHVVVRLGGVVVADTREAFRVLETSHPPVYYLPRSAFAEGALEPAPGRSICEFKGAAAYLTVRGGEAVAEAAGWIYPDPLPGFEQLVGTVALYPGRMDSCTVDGETVQPQPGDFYGGWITSRVVGPFKGAPGTMFW
- a CDS encoding DarT ssDNA thymidine ADP-ribosyltransferase family protein — protein: MPEECIHGLDIALCDVCSPAKLPEPQGRTRAPVRVPGTSRAATARAAARGTAREKPLPQVDVAAQRIYHVTHLDNLEAIVAAGAVLADQALGDRPAVDVSAETTREHRRAVQVKDGVSVAGYVPFFLSPDAALWADLRGERVLPHWSPRAQTTTASQFVVLVGSLSSAPVLSDGDASHVLTRFTEGDALVRTFARLLVDEPALRSAEALVPERFPIEEIAVVGVPSVTMKNKVKAMFENSGASPRVAVYPPWFHPVAEEE